One region of Lampris incognitus isolate fLamInc1 chromosome 4, fLamInc1.hap2, whole genome shotgun sequence genomic DNA includes:
- the LOC130112130 gene encoding paraneoplastic antigen Ma3 homolog: MEIVATENIKVPNSLIVSGLSNTVVDEEVFDYLKTVGSISRIVKIRDAESEFNDHLATKIVDSLLLPASNVVKPLGPRDSPRAYLDLLDSAYATVEDGDELFAKFLTTQQNAGEKPSNYLHRLQTSLNTVVKKAAIAASDADARLLKQFCIGCWNNHLISTLQLEQKKLIPPTFAELLLLLRTEEAKQAAKSTRMKQHLGLTKTKAQSNVQAACSPVDDEYQDPSLADGSSSDMDEIKKQLAVLQTQLANLTTSKGGKQKKNKKSKPKQEKSEKQSPTPPTQAVAKKPRPWYCFKCGEDGHIATGCSNVANPTLVTAKKERAQRKATGL; the protein is encoded by the exons ATGGAAATCGTTGCAACTGAAAATATCAAAGTGCCTAACTCTCTCATCGTCAGTGGGTTGTCTAACACCGTGGTAGATGAGGAAGTTTTTGACTATCTTAAGACAGTAGGGTCAATCTCTAGGATAGTTAAGATCAGAGATGCAGAGTCTGAGTTTAATGACCAT CTAGCAACAAAGATTGTTGACAGTCTGCTACTGCCAGCCTCCAATGTGGTCAAACCATTAGGTCCACGAGACTCCCCAAGAGCTTACCTGGATTTACTTGACTCCGCTTATGCGACCGTCGAAGATGGAGATGAGCTGTTTGCGAAGTTTCTCACCACTCAACAAAACGCCGGAGAGAAACCTTCCAACTACCTACACAGGCTCCAGACATCCTTGAACACTGTCGTGAAGAAGGCGGCAATTGCAGCAAGTGACGCAGATGCGCGGCTTCTCAAACAATTCTGCATAGGGTGCTGGAACAACCACCTGATCTCAACACTCCAGCTAGAGCAGAAAAAACTGATACCACCCACCTTCGCAGAGCTGTTGCTCTTATTGCGTACTGAGGAGGCCAAGCAAGCCGCCAAGTCCACTCGTATGAAGCAGCATCTGGGGCTCACAAAGACCAAAGCTCAGTCTAACGTGCAAGCTGCATGTTCCCCTGTGGATGATGAGTATCAAGATCCTTCCCTTGCTGATGGAAGTTCATCGGACATGGATGAAATCAAGAAGCAGCTCGCTGTTCTACAAACCCAGCTTGCCAACCTAACCACTTCCAAGGGAGGCaagcaaaagaaaaacaagaaatccAAGCCAAAACAAGAGAAGTCCGAGAAGCAGTCACCAACACCGCCTACTCAAGCAGTAGCCAAAAAGCCCAGACCGTGGTACTGTTTCAAATGTGGCGAAGACGGTCACATTGCTACTGGATGCAGCAATGTTGCAAACCCGACACTGGTCACAGCAAAAAAAGAGAGAGCTCAAAGAAAAGCAACAGGCTTGTGA